The following coding sequences lie in one Thermodesulforhabdaceae bacterium genomic window:
- the csm5 gene encoding type III-A CRISPR-associated RAMP protein Csm5 yields the protein MKPSECFEVARIRLTVITPVFIGSRLGILYPMEFFFYQNQVYVVNEEKLGRFLIEKNLMDKFINEAFSGNLRRDGILQFIQKNTGGSNLPNLMSLSSYSVPGGSAKMGEFRPFIRDGLNRIYIPGTSIKGVMRTAVLYNVVKNNIGSWEKKIDEQIKEARNRERGKTFSSEMQKSFLQSFTLAGSPVNDQNKDILRCLIVRDAYPIGKPEVKVIPIRVLCKRKEGNFYWSTGSSRNGEIVIWVEAVVGGIFETEIVWDYALYQKFSEKNRTLPVTCIKDVLKCVSQMQTDVMKHEIEFFKVKKSSDIADSAASSLRNWYQNALNGSWLRIGYGSGMLSTTVDLLWNESLRQKIRNICGKDRRDDPAPKSRRVWQRNDVQCFPVGWMKLEVSYGKSGENWEIVEPPVKVELPPGESGDSIQKQISEDSARGITASLKISSRELISAQTSSKPVQKGQTRQGILIREGDKWVARFEGDDRLAEIENQGKIPDAAKSESVAEFYIVAQSKQKGIIARFQKLINK from the coding sequence ATGAAACCGAGCGAGTGTTTCGAAGTTGCCAGAATTAGACTAACTGTTATTACTCCTGTTTTTATAGGTTCTCGCTTAGGCATCCTGTATCCCATGGAATTCTTTTTTTATCAGAACCAGGTTTACGTCGTTAATGAAGAGAAACTGGGAAGATTTCTAATAGAAAAAAATCTTATGGATAAGTTTATTAATGAGGCGTTTTCGGGGAATTTGAGGCGAGATGGGATCTTGCAGTTTATTCAGAAAAATACAGGTGGAAGTAATCTGCCGAACCTCATGTCTTTGTCTTCCTACTCTGTTCCCGGAGGCAGTGCAAAGATGGGAGAATTTCGTCCCTTTATCAGGGACGGATTAAATAGGATTTACATTCCTGGAACGTCCATAAAAGGTGTTATGAGAACTGCAGTTTTATATAACGTTGTCAAAAATAACATTGGATCATGGGAAAAAAAGATTGATGAGCAAATCAAAGAAGCTCGCAACCGGGAAAGAGGAAAGACCTTTTCCAGTGAAATGCAGAAGAGTTTTTTACAATCTTTTACCCTTGCTGGCTCGCCGGTAAATGATCAAAATAAAGACATTCTTAGATGCCTTATTGTTCGGGATGCTTATCCAATAGGAAAGCCAGAAGTTAAAGTTATTCCCATCAGGGTTCTCTGTAAGAGGAAAGAAGGGAATTTTTACTGGAGCACTGGTTCTTCACGAAATGGCGAGATTGTCATCTGGGTTGAGGCAGTAGTGGGCGGGATCTTTGAAACCGAAATTGTCTGGGATTACGCACTTTACCAGAAATTTTCTGAAAAAAATAGAACTTTGCCAGTAACATGTATAAAAGATGTGCTCAAGTGCGTGTCTCAAATGCAAACAGATGTTATGAAGCATGAAATTGAGTTCTTTAAAGTCAAAAAAAGCAGCGACATTGCCGATAGTGCCGCAAGTTCTTTAAGGAACTGGTATCAAAATGCCCTGAATGGATCTTGGTTAAGAATTGGCTATGGCTCTGGCATGCTTTCAACAACGGTGGATTTACTCTGGAATGAGAGTCTGCGTCAGAAAATTAGAAACATTTGTGGTAAAGACCGAAGGGATGATCCTGCTCCCAAAAGCAGAAGAGTATGGCAAAGAAATGATGTTCAATGTTTTCCTGTGGGATGGATGAAGCTGGAAGTTTCTTATGGTAAATCCGGTGAAAATTGGGAGATTGTCGAACCACCGGTGAAAGTTGAATTACCGCCTGGTGAAAGTGGTGATAGTATCCAGAAACAGATTTCTGAAGATTCGGCCAGAGGAATTACAGCAAGTCTAAAGATTTCTTCTCGTGAATTGATTTCGGCTCAAACAAGCTCAAAACCGGTTCAGAAGGGACAAACGCGACAGGGAATTTTAATTCGCGAGGGAGATAAATGGGTGGCAAGATTTGAAGGGGATGATAGGCTGGCTGAGATTGAAAACCAGGGTAAAATTCCAGATGCGGCAAAATCAGAGAGTGTGGCTGAATTTTATATAGTAGCTCAAAGCAAGCAAAAGGGAATAATTGCAAGGTTTCAAAAGTTAATAAACAAATAA
- a CDS encoding acyl-CoA thioesterase/bile acid-CoA:amino acid N-acyltransferase family protein — protein sequence MKKFIMRYSVAIPLLCVFVFTITDGLQQGWSNWLSMLLDNAFFYGLGCQMLGFAIGHLFFGDAIAEHIGWEKGSPFQFEVGMAALAIAVLGLLAPYYGNEFQLATVIIATIYLWGCAGGHIRHMVKHKNFAPGNAGYVFWWDILYPLFLIVLLVLRHLAKSLPIMVFIFCLSVGLPATCLAQTGGKDMELKLEVLPKRVLIGDPIHIRVSGLQPGQTGSIVVSGADQFGNIWSSQASFKADGAGTIDTSRDAPVEGSYQGKDQAGLFWSMTCQQAREMVSPFPIMPSITITLIANGQEKVSQVIERVSRVELDSQELTEPIVGVFFRPRELSRPTPALIVLGGSEGGYNQGWAAVIASKTRLPTLALAYFGFEGLPATLENIPLETIEKALQWLNQQPFVAKDCFGIIGASRGGELAILSASIFHQIKAVVGYTPSGVIWQGIGSKPAPAWTFRGHPFPYLLFLTDDESQRLFLEAKAKGTTYFTEPSFLYSLKMQESRIQSATIPVENSKAAFLLIGNPNDGVWPSQILSKITIDRLKAHNHPRSFEILSYDQGGHMLVPYPYYPTTMRKFYLPTIQVWEGLGGTAESAAKAASDSWPKVIEFILRELRCD from the coding sequence ATGAAAAAATTCATCATGCGTTATTCCGTCGCTATTCCCCTATTGTGCGTTTTTGTCTTTACTATTACGGATGGCTTGCAGCAAGGATGGTCGAATTGGTTGTCTATGCTTCTGGACAATGCTTTTTTCTATGGGTTGGGGTGCCAGATGCTCGGCTTTGCAATTGGCCACCTTTTTTTCGGTGATGCAATCGCAGAGCATATTGGCTGGGAAAAAGGCAGTCCTTTTCAGTTTGAGGTGGGAATGGCAGCTCTGGCGATCGCCGTTCTGGGCCTTTTAGCCCCATATTATGGAAATGAATTCCAGCTTGCCACAGTCATTATAGCGACCATTTATCTTTGGGGATGCGCTGGGGGCCACATCCGCCATATGGTCAAACACAAGAACTTTGCTCCCGGGAATGCCGGATATGTTTTCTGGTGGGATATTCTATATCCGCTCTTTCTAATTGTTCTTCTTGTATTGCGTCATCTGGCAAAGTCCCTTCCGATCATGGTATTCATTTTTTGTCTATCTGTAGGCTTGCCCGCAACCTGCCTTGCACAAACAGGGGGGAAAGACATGGAGTTAAAACTTGAGGTGTTACCGAAACGAGTACTGATTGGCGACCCGATCCACATAAGAGTCAGCGGCTTGCAGCCCGGACAGACAGGGTCTATTGTAGTGTCCGGGGCCGACCAGTTCGGGAATATCTGGTCCTCGCAGGCATCTTTCAAAGCTGATGGGGCGGGTACAATAGACACATCGCGGGATGCGCCTGTTGAAGGTTCCTATCAGGGGAAGGATCAGGCTGGACTCTTCTGGTCCATGACATGCCAGCAGGCGAGAGAAATGGTTTCTCCCTTTCCCATAATGCCCAGTATCACCATAACCTTGATAGCAAACGGGCAGGAAAAAGTTAGCCAGGTTATTGAGCGCGTATCCCGTGTGGAACTTGACAGCCAGGAGTTGACCGAGCCTATCGTCGGGGTCTTTTTTAGACCGCGGGAGCTCAGCCGGCCCACACCTGCCCTTATTGTTTTAGGTGGCTCTGAGGGCGGGTATAATCAGGGATGGGCAGCAGTTATCGCTTCCAAAACACGCCTTCCGACCCTGGCACTTGCTTACTTTGGTTTCGAAGGCTTGCCTGCTACCTTGGAGAATATCCCTCTGGAAACTATTGAAAAGGCTTTGCAATGGCTGAACCAGCAGCCTTTCGTAGCGAAGGACTGTTTTGGCATTATCGGTGCGTCCCGAGGAGGGGAACTGGCCATTTTATCCGCCTCCATTTTTCACCAGATTAAAGCTGTTGTAGGATATACGCCAAGCGGTGTTATCTGGCAGGGAATTGGCTCCAAACCGGCACCGGCGTGGACATTTAGAGGGCATCCATTTCCGTATCTGTTGTTTTTGACCGATGATGAGTCACAGAGATTATTTCTTGAGGCCAAAGCAAAAGGCACGACTTATTTTACCGAACCTTCATTTCTCTATAGTCTTAAAATGCAGGAGTCTCGTATCCAGAGCGCAACGATTCCCGTGGAGAATTCCAAAGCGGCGTTTTTGTTGATAGGCAACCCTAACGATGGAGTCTGGCCATCTCAGATATTATCCAAGATAACAATTGATCGCCTCAAGGCTCACAATCATCCCCGCTCCTTTGAGATTTTGTCCTACGATCAAGGTGGGCACATGCTGGTCCCGTATCCATATTATCCAACTACCATGCGTAAGTTCTATCTGCCCACAATCCAGGTCTGGGAAGGGCTGGGCGGTACAGCTGAATCAGCTGCAAAAGCTGCATCAGATTCCTGGCCAAAGGTCATAGAATTCATCCTCCGGGAATTGCGGTGTGACTGA
- a CDS encoding AAA family ATPase, which yields MLETVRGEVERITFRSPDDGYAVLKILPARGKEPIVVVGKFMDINPGETIEVKGRWRNHPQHGMQLYAESYRTLLPASHEGIRKYLASGLIKGIGPVIAERIVERFGVQTFDVMENTPERLLEVEGIGSFRLEQIKKAWREQKDIRELMQFLQDHDIPTGYAPRIFKHYGDLSISILKENPYRVAMEVSGIGFLTADAIARKLGIPEDSPLRAQGAIFYMLQKLASEGGHTCFPEDELISIIEDQLKIPREVLIPVVNEMIHRESLVRDWSKESGTERALLYLPGLYTCEVMATKRLLELRKHVLRLLLPQDFFDRVEEKLSFKLDEDQRKALITALTSKITIITGGPGTGKTTLVKAITIACNLLGLRVLLASPTGRAAKRLEEVTRNRAATIHRLLEFSPRGKASREDLPEKKQPNGKISKAKEGGFLKNASSPLKGDMLILDETSMIDLPLLHHLLKAVPNNMSVVFVGDVDQLPSVGPGNVLRDLIESGLFTVVRLSTIHRQAKHSQIVVNAHRVIEGKMPITPSVKDQKQQKSDFYFIYRENPEEIASLIVRLYCDRIPKGFGFEPIHDIQVITPMNKGVLGSSNLNRLLQDALNPRGFQIERGGQRFRVNDKVMQTKNNYDKDVYNGDMGIIKLVDLENQEVTVDFYGRKIKYDFSELDELTLAYAISVHKSQGSEYPAVIIPVVTQHYVMLQRNLLYTAITRGKKLVVLVGTHKATAIAVRNSSIQRRFSLFKERLKSQLV from the coding sequence ATGCTAGAGACTGTTCGAGGAGAAGTTGAGAGAATTACTTTTAGAAGCCCTGATGATGGCTATGCAGTGTTAAAGATTTTACCTGCCAGGGGTAAAGAACCCATCGTTGTTGTCGGAAAATTCATGGATATAAACCCCGGCGAAACGATAGAAGTTAAGGGCAGGTGGCGTAACCATCCTCAACATGGGATGCAGCTATACGCCGAATCTTACCGAACGCTCCTTCCCGCCAGCCATGAGGGTATAAGAAAGTATCTTGCTTCTGGGCTTATTAAAGGCATAGGTCCCGTTATTGCAGAAAGGATTGTGGAACGTTTCGGCGTTCAAACCTTTGATGTGATGGAAAACACTCCCGAAAGACTTCTCGAGGTTGAAGGTATTGGCAGCTTCCGGTTGGAGCAGATCAAGAAAGCATGGAGAGAACAAAAAGACATTCGGGAGCTTATGCAGTTTTTACAGGATCACGATATTCCCACAGGCTATGCTCCACGAATCTTTAAACATTACGGCGACCTGTCAATTTCAATTCTAAAAGAAAATCCCTATAGAGTGGCAATGGAAGTAAGCGGGATAGGCTTTCTGACAGCTGATGCTATAGCGAGAAAGCTTGGTATTCCTGAAGATTCTCCCTTGAGAGCTCAGGGAGCCATATTTTATATGCTTCAAAAGCTTGCATCAGAGGGAGGACACACCTGTTTTCCGGAGGACGAGCTTATTTCAATAATAGAGGATCAGTTAAAAATCCCGCGGGAGGTTCTGATTCCAGTTGTTAATGAAATGATCCATCGAGAAAGTCTCGTGCGAGACTGGAGTAAAGAATCCGGGACCGAGAGGGCTCTTTTATATCTTCCCGGGCTTTATACTTGCGAGGTGATGGCAACAAAAAGGCTCTTAGAACTCAGAAAACACGTGCTTCGCCTTTTGTTGCCTCAGGACTTTTTCGATAGAGTAGAAGAAAAGCTTTCTTTTAAGCTGGATGAAGATCAGCGAAAGGCTCTCATTACAGCACTTACCAGCAAGATTACAATCATCACGGGAGGACCCGGCACCGGTAAAACGACTCTGGTCAAGGCGATCACCATAGCCTGCAACTTGTTAGGGCTTCGTGTGCTTCTTGCTTCGCCCACGGGTCGAGCAGCAAAAAGGCTTGAAGAGGTTACTCGTAATCGAGCCGCTACTATTCATCGTTTGTTAGAGTTTAGCCCTAGAGGAAAAGCTTCTAGAGAAGATCTGCCAGAAAAAAAACAACCTAACGGGAAAATAAGCAAGGCTAAAGAAGGTGGTTTCCTCAAGAATGCATCTTCTCCATTGAAAGGGGATATGCTGATCCTGGATGAAACTTCAATGATAGACCTTCCTCTCCTTCACCATCTTCTTAAAGCTGTGCCCAACAACATGTCTGTTGTTTTCGTTGGAGATGTCGATCAATTGCCATCTGTTGGGCCAGGCAACGTGCTTCGAGATCTTATTGAATCCGGGCTTTTTACTGTTGTGAGACTTTCAACTATACATCGTCAGGCGAAGCATAGTCAGATAGTTGTGAATGCACACCGAGTTATTGAAGGGAAAATGCCAATAACTCCTTCTGTAAAAGATCAAAAACAGCAGAAAAGCGATTTCTACTTCATCTATCGTGAAAACCCAGAAGAAATAGCCAGTCTGATTGTAAGACTTTACTGCGATCGCATCCCAAAAGGTTTCGGTTTTGAGCCCATCCATGACATTCAAGTTATTACCCCGATGAATAAGGGAGTTCTTGGATCGTCAAATTTGAACCGCCTTTTACAGGATGCGCTCAATCCCCGCGGGTTTCAAATAGAAAGGGGAGGGCAAAGATTCCGGGTAAACGATAAGGTCATGCAGACAAAAAATAACTATGACAAAGATGTTTATAATGGTGACATGGGCATCATAAAGCTTGTTGATCTTGAGAATCAGGAAGTCACCGTGGATTTCTACGGAAGAAAAATTAAATACGATTTTTCTGAACTTGATGAATTAACCTTAGCTTACGCCATAAGTGTTCACAAATCACAGGGAAGTGAATATCCGGCTGTTATCATTCCTGTGGTGACACAGCACTACGTTATGCTTCAAAGGAACCTTCTTTATACAGCGATTACTAGAGGGAAAAAACTGGTTGTTCTGGTGGGAACTCATAAAGCTACAGCTATAGCGGTTAGGAACTCTTCTATTCAGAGGCGCTTTTCTTTGTTTAAAGAACGATTGAAAAGCCAGCTTGTTTGA
- the csm4 gene encoding type III-A CRISPR-associated RAMP protein Csm4 has translation MKAFFYRLKFPWGVHFGQHGIGLEESSIVLSSDSLTSALVNACAVIGKADEIINALSSNPPVLTLSSLFPYGPVFENGRARQAYAFPKPLDNPPLSEDAREYLRSSGKDIKKLRYIESKDLIMWLGKEPLSAKDLSNIKNRGMALAKPYNADDRSGWYVIELRPRVALDRDTCNSSIWYCSIVRFVESAGLFGLVTVEDDKHLKFLENAFILLGEMGLGGERTYGIGSFEFQGFEPLENLLPEFTTLFSDRYLLLSRYFPRKDEITTLSEQLLAWTIEENRGFVSSGRYGTTLKRKRLFLFAEGTVSRKPFQGCLVDVTPQIGPSMGLDHKVFRSGLGFWFPLPRL, from the coding sequence ATGAAGGCTTTCTTTTACCGTCTTAAATTTCCCTGGGGAGTCCATTTTGGGCAACATGGTATAGGTCTTGAGGAAAGTTCAATTGTTCTCAGTTCCGATTCTCTCACTTCAGCTCTCGTTAATGCCTGTGCCGTTATTGGTAAAGCAGATGAAATTATAAATGCTCTTTCCAGCAATCCACCAGTTCTTACACTGAGTAGCCTTTTCCCCTATGGACCTGTTTTCGAAAATGGTCGTGCCAGGCAAGCTTATGCTTTTCCGAAACCTTTGGACAACCCCCCGCTGTCTGAAGATGCCCGGGAATATCTTAGATCTAGCGGTAAAGATATAAAAAAGCTACGGTATATCGAGAGCAAAGACCTCATTATGTGGCTGGGGAAAGAACCTCTTTCTGCAAAAGATCTCAGCAACATTAAGAATAGAGGGATGGCATTAGCAAAACCTTATAATGCCGATGATAGGTCAGGCTGGTATGTAATAGAATTAAGACCCCGCGTGGCTTTAGATCGCGATACCTGCAACAGTTCCATATGGTATTGCAGTATTGTGAGGTTTGTGGAAAGTGCAGGACTTTTCGGACTGGTAACTGTGGAAGATGATAAGCACTTAAAGTTTCTGGAAAATGCCTTCATTTTGCTTGGTGAAATGGGCTTGGGAGGCGAAAGAACATACGGTATCGGTTCTTTCGAATTTCAGGGATTCGAGCCATTAGAAAATCTGTTACCTGAATTTACCACCCTTTTTTCTGATAGATACCTTCTACTTTCACGCTATTTTCCTCGAAAAGACGAAATAACAACACTTTCGGAACAGTTGCTTGCCTGGACTATAGAAGAAAATCGGGGATTCGTTTCTTCTGGTCGGTATGGAACTACCCTTAAACGGAAACGACTGTTTCTTTTTGCTGAAGGAACCGTTTCTCGGAAGCCTTTCCAGGGTTGCCTGGTTGATGTCACTCCGCAGATAGGCCCTTCAATGGGACTTGATCATAAAGTCTTCAGAAGCGGGCTGGGCTTTTGGTTTCCTTTGCCACGTTTATAA
- a CDS encoding methyl-accepting chemotaxis protein, whose protein sequence is MRISTKLTIQLLSAVLLYIVAFASSQYFSTKIYSQYDLTSDVYKFQGKLLNVIVSEKDYLRTYKGDVAELVVSKVKNLKEFISALKAKSSDYSDRIARLEDILKKYEEVFTSTQAVAEKIVGEQNSLRSLLSDMNKKSLDMTKTIEGLISMAYITQGEAPIEYSSIAVSNKTIINGLNTIFMSLSDDLIMYGKEEEFQTTFSQNYEDVKKEIKNLEGIIKNLKSLKTGKKDSSLEVFEAYLEYMLKVAPEYESLVSNIHKEWKEQARLSKELEEIREKLLVLGAETSEEISKALNTSKKTNTLTGLTIVAVAIAIMIISSFLISRSITVPVKRLAKAVDDGLVEITSAVMQVSESSRDLAEGTTKQASAIEETSSSLEQMSAMTRQNAENAREAEHLITETNSVVKEANTAMERLINSMEDISKASEETSKIIKTIDEIAFQTNLLALNAAVEAARAGEAGAGFAVVADEVRALAMRAAEAAKQTAHLIETTISRVKEGSNFVQETHKAFIQLAEMATKVESLAKEISSASSEQADGVVQINKAISEVNIIVQQSAAHSEELASAANLVLQEIRSIQELIDGLVVMVYGSTERSVAVETLPAITKNKDIPKLQITKADESKEIKPDEIIPLE, encoded by the coding sequence ATGAGAATATCCACAAAACTGACCATACAGCTTCTGTCAGCTGTCCTGTTATATATAGTGGCTTTCGCCTCTTCTCAGTACTTCAGCACTAAGATTTACAGCCAATATGATCTCACCAGCGATGTTTATAAATTTCAAGGGAAGCTGCTAAACGTCATAGTGAGTGAAAAGGACTACTTGAGAACCTACAAAGGGGATGTCGCCGAACTTGTCGTTTCAAAAGTCAAAAATCTGAAGGAGTTCATAAGTGCTTTAAAAGCGAAATCCTCAGATTATTCAGATCGCATAGCCAGGCTGGAGGATATTCTCAAAAAATATGAAGAAGTTTTCACTAGCACACAGGCTGTAGCCGAAAAAATTGTGGGAGAACAGAATAGCCTTCGGTCTCTGCTTTCAGACATGAATAAGAAATCACTGGACATGACAAAGACCATTGAAGGACTCATATCCATGGCATACATCACTCAGGGAGAAGCACCTATTGAATACTCATCAATTGCAGTATCTAACAAAACCATCATAAATGGATTAAACACTATCTTCATGTCTCTAAGCGACGATCTCATAATGTATGGCAAAGAAGAGGAATTTCAAACCACATTTTCTCAAAACTATGAGGATGTAAAAAAAGAGATCAAAAATTTAGAAGGAATAATTAAAAACTTAAAATCCTTAAAAACGGGAAAAAAAGACAGCAGCCTTGAAGTGTTTGAAGCCTATCTTGAATATATGCTGAAGGTTGCCCCTGAATACGAATCTCTGGTCTCAAACATTCACAAAGAGTGGAAGGAGCAGGCCAGACTGAGCAAGGAACTTGAAGAGATCAGAGAAAAACTGCTTGTTCTGGGTGCTGAAACCTCTGAAGAGATCAGCAAAGCTCTTAATACAAGCAAGAAGACAAACACGCTTACAGGGTTGACTATAGTTGCTGTAGCTATAGCCATTATGATTATCAGTAGCTTTTTGATAAGTCGTTCTATTACAGTTCCTGTGAAAAGGCTAGCAAAGGCTGTGGATGACGGATTGGTGGAGATAACCTCGGCAGTAATGCAGGTATCCGAATCAAGCAGAGATCTCGCGGAGGGAACCACAAAACAGGCGTCAGCCATTGAGGAAACTTCATCATCCCTTGAACAAATGTCCGCCATGACAAGGCAAAATGCCGAGAATGCCCGAGAAGCAGAACATCTTATTACCGAAACCAATTCTGTCGTGAAAGAAGCCAACACCGCCATGGAAAGACTTATAAACTCTATGGAAGACATTTCAAAAGCCAGTGAAGAAACATCAAAAATCATTAAGACTATAGATGAAATAGCTTTTCAAACCAATCTTCTAGCTCTGAATGCAGCAGTGGAAGCGGCTCGAGCAGGGGAAGCGGGGGCTGGTTTTGCAGTTGTGGCTGATGAGGTAAGAGCTCTAGCAATGAGGGCAGCTGAAGCGGCTAAACAAACGGCTCATTTGATAGAAACCACTATATCCAGAGTGAAGGAAGGCTCAAATTTTGTCCAAGAAACCCATAAAGCCTTCATTCAGCTCGCAGAAATGGCTACAAAGGTAGAATCCTTAGCGAAGGAAATATCTTCTGCATCATCCGAGCAGGCCGATGGAGTTGTTCAAATCAACAAAGCGATTTCTGAAGTAAATATTATAGTTCAACAAAGTGCAGCACATTCAGAAGAATTGGCCAGTGCGGCAAATTTAGTGCTTCAAGAAATAAGATCCATTCAGGAACTCATTGATGGCTTGGTGGTTATGGTTTACGGAAGCACAGAAAGATCTGTTGCTGTAGAAACTTTACCAGCAATAACAAAGAATAAGGACATACCAAAACTCCAAATTACAAAGGCTGATGAATCTAAAGAAATAAAACCGGACGAAATTATTCCTTTAGAGTGA
- a CDS encoding transposase, with amino-acid sequence MRPNKFSVDQIIKIIAEADLPGSSINSIARKYGISPNTIYRWRQKYKGISITPISIPAFVI; translated from the coding sequence ATGAGACCTAATAAGTTTTCAGTTGACCAGATAATCAAGATCATTGCAGAAGCGGATCTGCCTGGCAGTTCTATAAACTCTATTGCAAGAAAGTATGGAATTAGTCCTAACACCATATATCGATGGAGGCAGAAATACAAAGGCATATCAATCACCCCAATATCTATACCAGCTTTTGTTATATGA
- a CDS encoding cache domain-containing protein, whose product MKKLSFLMVIGLFLSLLSVSALFAGEKAPPEEVVQKVREAAQFLAKEGNKALEEFNKKDGKWVWKDSYIYVVDCAQATVLAHPMQPQLIGKNVIAIKDAKGKLFSSEICEAAKNPKGGWVEYWWPKPGEQTPSRKLSYSLNVEGTNHAVVAGIYDDQSSVEDLNKSLK is encoded by the coding sequence ATGAAAAAACTGAGTTTCTTGATGGTCATTGGGTTATTCCTCTCATTGTTGTCTGTTTCCGCTCTCTTTGCCGGGGAAAAAGCCCCACCAGAGGAAGTGGTTCAGAAAGTGAGAGAAGCAGCTCAGTTCCTGGCTAAAGAAGGCAACAAAGCACTGGAAGAGTTCAACAAAAAGGACGGAAAATGGGTTTGGAAGGACAGTTACATCTACGTGGTTGACTGTGCTCAGGCGACAGTCCTAGCCCATCCGATGCAGCCCCAGCTCATTGGGAAAAACGTGATAGCCATAAAGGATGCGAAGGGTAAGCTTTTTTCCAGTGAGATCTGTGAGGCTGCCAAAAATCCCAAGGGAGGGTGGGTTGAATACTGGTGGCCCAAGCCAGGTGAGCAAACTCCTTCAAGAAAGCTGTCATATTCCCTCAACGTGGAAGGAACAAATCACGCAGTTGTAGCGGGCATCTATGATGATCAGTCTTCTGTGGAAGACCTGAACAAATCCCTCAAATGA
- a CDS encoding diguanylate cyclase: MDESFYKKLLDFMADGVYFVNVDRRITFWNKSAERITGYTAKEVIGKSCSDNILRHVDESGKELCKEGCPLMEAIQDERMHEARIYLHHKFGHRLPVHIRTMSMKDLSGNIIGAVEVFNTINENFNILEEIQMLRKEALTDPLTGIGNRRFAEIRLKECERDEREYGMPYGILFLDIDHFKAVNDRWGHGVGDKVLRMVANVLTGVVRKQNAPCRWGGEEFLVVCRNVSVEELRATAELIRMLVEKSWFDHDGEKIAVTVSLGGALSKPGESFEEVVNRADQELYRSKAEGRNRVSIAP, from the coding sequence ATGGATGAGTCTTTTTACAAGAAACTCTTAGATTTTATGGCAGATGGGGTGTATTTCGTTAACGTCGATCGTCGAATCACTTTCTGGAACAAATCAGCAGAGCGCATTACAGGTTATACGGCTAAGGAAGTTATAGGAAAATCATGCTCAGACAATATCCTCAGGCATGTGGACGAATCTGGAAAGGAGCTTTGTAAAGAAGGATGTCCCCTTATGGAGGCGATCCAAGATGAGCGAATGCATGAGGCAAGAATATATCTTCACCACAAGTTTGGGCACAGACTACCTGTTCACATACGAACCATGTCTATGAAAGACCTCTCAGGAAATATCATAGGAGCAGTGGAAGTCTTCAACACTATCAACGAGAATTTCAATATCTTGGAAGAAATTCAAATGCTTCGTAAAGAGGCGCTCACAGATCCCCTAACGGGCATTGGCAACAGGCGCTTTGCAGAAATCCGATTGAAGGAATGTGAAAGGGATGAAAGGGAATACGGAATGCCATATGGGATTCTTTTCTTGGATATTGATCATTTTAAAGCTGTTAATGATAGGTGGGGTCATGGAGTGGGCGATAAGGTGTTGCGAATGGTCGCTAATGTCTTAACTGGGGTCGTTAGAAAACAGAATGCACCCTGCCGTTGGGGGGGAGAAGAATTTTTGGTTGTCTGCCGTAACGTATCGGTAGAGGAACTACGTGCTACGGCAGAGCTTATTCGAATGCTTGTAGAAAAAAGCTGGTTTGATCATGATGGGGAAAAGATTGCCGTGACCGTTTCTTTAGGTGGAGCATTATCAAAACCTGGCGAGTCTTTCGAGGAGGTAGTAAACAGGGCTGACCAAGAACTATACCGAAGTAAAGCCGAAGGCAGAAATCGTGTAAGTATAGCCCCTTAA